In Oncorhynchus mykiss isolate Arlee chromosome 32, USDA_OmykA_1.1, whole genome shotgun sequence, the DNA window CCACCAGTTATGGCATTATGTTAGTTATCCAATATGACCCTGATAACTTCTTGTTCAAACCATATCTGTGCAAACTGAGTTTATTGTGACTCAAATACATTCACAAGACAGCTCATTAGATAAATTGGCTCATTTAAATACAAAATGTACACAGACTCACATCACATGTTTGTGCCCTCTTTTGCGATATCAATAGCATGATGGGATAgtcatttaaataaataataaacaaatgtCCCTCGTAGAATAACTGTTCACAAACAGGTGCATTAACATGGATCAGAGTGTTAATGGATTACACATGGACCATTATGAGCATAATCAACCAATCTATTACTCAATTCAAGTGCTGTGGGCCCTATATTCCAACTGTTTACCTCATTTCGCTTCAGCTAAACCTGTCGCTGGCTTCCTCCTTAAAGTTGTGACTAACCAGAGTCCTTGACTGAGAGCCTAACTCAGCCCCAGCCCCTAACAGCCCACTCATCCCAGACTCTGCCTCCCCCTGAAAGTCTGCCTGCTCCACTTTCACCTGCCCGCCTTGTGAGAGAAACCCCTCCCCGAACCCATAAGCATAACCATCGTCCATGTCGGCAGCCGCTCTGGTGTTACTACTGGCAGCAGCGCCATCACAGCTGGCGGCCAGTCTCTCACAGCGGGCCTGGTGGCGCAGGAAACTGTCCCTCCAGATGACCTTCTTCCCACACAGGCCACACTCATAAGGCCGCAGCCCACCATGGGTCTTCAGGTGCTTGGTCAGGTGGTGCTTCATCTTGAAGCTCTTGGTGCACACAGGGCAGGCGAAGGGCCGCAGGTTGAGGTGCTGCATCTTGACGTGGCGGTCACGCATGCTCTTTAGGGTGTAGGCCTTCCCACAGTGGCAGAAGTGCACTTTGCCCGTGTAAGGGGCCCCagcaagggagagggaggaggaagaggggatggGGGGTGAGGAGGAAGGGGGGAATGGAGcaggggatggggacagggggcaGCTGGAGGTTGGGGTACCACCACCAAGGGTCATGTCTGCCCCAGAGGGCCAGTTCAACACTTGGGCCCCCAGGATAAAGTCATTGTCATCAGGAGAGTCAGGTACTAAGGGTCTCTGAGAAACTTGCCCGGTGCCATCCTCAATCTCATCATAGGTGCCCCTTCCAAAAGCACCATCTGCAAATCGGCCAAAGTCCActtcctcctcatcttcttcATCGTCTTCTCTTCTGTAGTATTCCTCTCCAGCTTGCGGCCTAGCTACTTGCTGAGACCAGGGACCGGCCTGCCACTGCATCCGGGATGAGGGTGTAGGAGCTGGGCAGGATGGGCCAGGAATCACATCATCTGGATCCACAACATGGGGAGAAGTCAGGGCTAAGCTTCTCCCCAGcggtctctcctctttcttctgcAGTTCCCCTGAGCTCTTTTTCCCCTCTGGCTGTCCTCCCTCTTCAACTTGGTGTACACTAGTGTGGAAGTCTCCTGGAGAAATACAAAACAGAGAGATGTACCATGTACAAAAGACATACACATAGATAATTATATAATGGTACAGGGATGTGTGCTTATCACATATTGGTGCTTATCATCTCATAAATAGGAGACAGTTGTTTAAAAttatcagcagttgaaacaataaagcATATTCCCTGCCCTGGTTTGGGTAAAAAGCTGATGGATGGGGCTAGATAAATGTAACCGCTCTCAAAAAACACAACATAGCTATGGGTGCATCCATGATTTAAAAAttatagcctcaacatggttaaaactactaCAAAAAAAAGGGAGGACCAAGgtactcttcatataattaattaaaatgcctttatttgtatggcgtgttcaatagaaacaaagttttaAAAATCCAGCGTGTTTCGGCTGCAtagccttcgtcagggagtacaaagcaataatacaatgtcctcttttgaacagcttttccaATTAGCCCTAATTAGAAGAGGgattgattggacacacctagtaagcaatactatacacattaaaaagTGAAATATTGTAGCTGTTACCATACAAATACAACTCCAAGCTAGAAGTATCAGAACACTTAGAgaggtagttctaaccttaaatatgactgggagaagtgtcaagaaCAAGAAGTGTCAAGAATATATTccatagtacactagaacacagcaaaacatgaacaacaGTCTAAACACAGCTGAGGGCAAAGGAGCGaaatgtccactagatgacagcaaatggaccCATCACGACCCTTCAGGAAGGGTGAAAAATCCATATCttaatttaaaccagggtacttagtggcctgtagtttgtaaatccatatcttaatttaaaccagggtatttagtgacCTGTAATTTGTAAATCCAAAAACTTTCCCTTTGGTTTAACTGTTTATGACGGTCCCCTTTCCTAATAGAGGCCGGAACATGATCAATACCCATAGCTTGTAGGGAggcagggttgccatggtgtaaggacttgtagtgccttgccattgGGTAGTCTTCATTGCCTACAGTGTAAGGTGTTCTACATACATACTCCTCTTTCTAATGGTtaaaactacagttgaagtcagaagtttacatacacttaggttggagtcattaaaactcctttttcaaccactccacacatttctcgttaaactatagttttggccggtcggttaggacatctactttgtgcttgacacaagtaattttcccaacaattgttcacagagaTTGTTTcccttagaattcactgtatcacaattccagtgggtcagaagtttacatacactaagttgactgtgccttcaaacagcttggaaaaatccagaaaattatgtcatggctttagaagcgtctgatatgctaattgacatcatttgagtcacctgtggatg includes these proteins:
- the LOC110488433 gene encoding zinc finger and BTB domain-containing protein 22 isoform X1 — its product is MDQGCISIVSGAPAGPKVQVCFPGVRAAVLDSLNRQREEGRLCDLSIQVQGQVFRAHRCVLAASSPYFHDQVLLKNVTTVSLPSVMDPVAFESVLSSAYTGQLSIVRDDIVNYVTVASFLQMWHIVDKCTEILKRPRPPAECNPGDAAAATHHGASSRQQSPSSTDCLYMEREGKGKERRPYGQEQNSLPPLATWRRPQQFPRWSRPRSSPQQVISMPAQHLADSHLDYHPAGESDYSSCEEVWMSSHSKASPLSHHDGRGLDHSHTRHGGIPGEALRLRARLRQRAVPPSAEKLHGRDRGSGGGFGEEPQEKRGTERGIEANEEMGEEEKREVPERRGNSGDFHTSVHQVEEGGQPEGKKSSGELQKKEERPLGRSLALTSPHVVDPDDVIPGPSCPAPTPSSRMQWQAGPWSQQVARPQAGEEYYRREDDEEDEEEVDFGRFADGAFGRGTYDEIEDGTGQVSQRPLVPDSPDDNDFILGAQVLNWPSGADMTLGGGTPTSSCPLSPSPAPFPPSSSPPIPSSSSLSLAGAPYTGKVHFCHCGKAYTLKSMRDRHVKMQHLNLRPFACPVCTKSFKMKHHLTKHLKTHGGLRPYECGLCGKKVIWRDSFLRHQARCERLAASCDGAAASSNTRAAADMDDGYAYGFGEGFLSQGGQVKVEQADFQGEAESGMSGLLGAGAELGSQSRTLVSHNFKEEASDRFS
- the LOC110488433 gene encoding zinc finger and BTB domain-containing protein 22 isoform X2, with the translated sequence MDLRTTRPIPYRTGQIQVREAAEKSIFKVLLKNVTTVSLPSVMDPVAFESVLSSAYTGQLSIVRDDIVNYVTVASFLQMWHIVDKCTEILKRPRPPAECNPGDAAAATHHGASSRQQSPSSTDCLYMEREGKGKERRPYGQEQNSLPPLATWRRPQQFPRWSRPRSSPQQVISMPAQHLADSHLDYHPAGESDYSSCEEVWMSSHSKASPLSHHDGRGLDHSHTRHGGIPGEALRLRARLRQRAVPPSAEKLHGRDRGSGGGFGEEPQEKRGTERGIEANEEMGEEEKREVPERRGNSGDFHTSVHQVEEGGQPEGKKSSGELQKKEERPLGRSLALTSPHVVDPDDVIPGPSCPAPTPSSRMQWQAGPWSQQVARPQAGEEYYRREDDEEDEEEVDFGRFADGAFGRGTYDEIEDGTGQVSQRPLVPDSPDDNDFILGAQVLNWPSGADMTLGGGTPTSSCPLSPSPAPFPPSSSPPIPSSSSLSLAGAPYTGKVHFCHCGKAYTLKSMRDRHVKMQHLNLRPFACPVCTKSFKMKHHLTKHLKTHGGLRPYECGLCGKKVIWRDSFLRHQARCERLAASCDGAAASSNTRAAADMDDGYAYGFGEGFLSQGGQVKVEQADFQGEAESGMSGLLGAGAELGSQSRTLVSHNFKEEASDRFS